The window GAGCAGTGGAATTTACAATGGAGCAGCATCCAAGGCCACCATCTATGCTCTACACTATATTGTCACACATACTGCCCTTTAAAACTACCTTAGGGACACTGATTCAATTGcatgtttatgaaaaacgttgtttatgaatcaagataaaaaacaacacattaatacaactgaaggagattggaaataacgttctcataaattttacttcaaacacaTATCCGAGTTTCAACGTTTAAATAATTATGCTTGACAACACGCGCTCGTaatcaataacaacaatgaatctgacgcgctattctccataacacagcgactttctaaaaaaaaataaaaaagatcagttatgctagatggatactcatttctatgaacgtaacacgagtaagttaaaactcacttagtgcaagtatctcaagcaacagtatcatttttatgagtttactcccacacatagcataaatttagcggcacccacacatagcatgtttttatttatttaaaaaacgagaggaatactctatatttcttaacgatcattttgcaactgtcaaacaaggtaaaattacattctcggttccatttgccctgtcgctgaacgcatttttaagagttttataaacgattttaacagaatgcacccacacatagcacgtcggcaatctgactgaaaaatgcgcggttgcacttttcgacaaaaatacgaatttattcttctcaaactgatgggccgtgattgtatctttcttatggccgggccctcgtctttatttgaataaaattggtgcaggattaagaaagttatcatgaaaaatgttccttcaatcgacggctgtttatgttttttatacccacacatagccataaaagtcacgtggtataggcaccgtgaacttgtggtccgacggttttgctttcttttacatggtgtgtgtatcttctatataatgtatatgttgtgaaaaagaggaagaacagaatagtatttaaataaagtgaagcattttttgacagtaaaatcttttaattaccgaATATCACGGAATTTGTAGGTTTCAGTCCTTAAATCTGGTTATCCCttgttttgttaagtgtatgcctagagagaagaaattaaggacgagtaacttggtaaacatgatttattcccctttataGCTCTTCACAGTAgaggatatttttttaatataagagctaatttcatgcgaaataacatttacaattttgtttgatcagagtgactagataaaagaataaCTGACTAGTTGAAACTAACgaaatgttatagaacattgataatcaTGTCAAGCAATCAGGTCTATAAaaattcattctttgttattggttagaaacagtggttaagagataatttcactgattgcaatgaaaagttatttatttaagcaccttctcgagacaacacataaaatataagaatgtaaatagtttagaaaataaatcaaatattgcaataaatgttatttatcagcacgcaattaaaaagtcaaccagcaatgttcaattaacacatgTACCGGAAATGCGAGTAGGACCACAGAACGCTGTAGCGCCCAAAAATAGGAACCCTTACgtatgagttactaagtcctacgtaggagatactatgtcctacgtaggagatactaagtcctacataggagatactatgtcctacgtaggagatattaagtactacgtaggagatactaagtcatacgtaggagataataactcctacgtagtacttaatatctcctacgtaggagatactatgtcctacgtaggagatactaagtcctacgtaggagatactatgtcctacgtaggagatactaagtactacgtaggagatattaagtcctacgtaggagatattaagtcctacgtaggaggagatactatgtcctacgtaggagatactaagtactacgtaggagatactaagtactacgtaggagatactatgtcctacgtaggagatactaagtcctacgtaggagatactatgtcctacgtaggagatactaagtcctacataggagatactaagtcctacgtaggagatcctaactcctacgtaggagatactaactcctatgtaggagatagtaagtcgtacgtaagacaaatttaaatctctctgctggcaccaggacgcttccatattaacgtgacgtcattttagcgtaagagtgttttaacagagacaagcatattagaataaaataGATGTAACAtcagtgtcttttcatattgaatttattaaacaaactgaattaaaaaaatgCGAGGCTATACCAATGGTAAACTAGCATTCTGAAACTGGTCTCAAAAacttattttgaatatgtaaaaaaaaaacaaagatggcAGTATTGTTCTCCATCAAAGCAGACACTTTAGATGACAATTATAGTACTAGTGTTTATTTTTTCTAGGAAAGTATTCCTTCtgtttaaaattatgtattttacatgACCTGCCATGACTAACATAAAAGCAGatcaattttataaatttgtcATCAATATTAATTTAAGTACTTTTCAGACATATACTTATGTATTTACAAAACAAGGACCAAATGATCATAGATAATTACCAATGGTCTTGCTGAAAGTGTGACTAAAGAAACTGTTCTCTaaattcaaacctgacctaaatttGATCAAGACAAATAATCTtaaatacacaagtttttctttgatttgacttaattCTTAACCCTAGATTACCcataatcgaacttgacctagatttcatcaagacaagcaatctgatgaaatttcatgaagatccagtgaaaaatgcatcCACTATTGCATACGCAAGTtcttttctttgatctgacctagtaacctagtttttcagcCCAGGTAACCCAtgtttgaacttgaactagattttatCTGATTAATGttcatgaaaatccagtgtaaagtgcagtccctattgcatatacaaagtgtttatttcatttgacttcgtgaccccatatgacccatattcaaacatgatcTCGACTTCACCAAGACCATCATTTtgcttaaatttcatgaatatccagagATAAATGCAGCCGATATTGCATACAAAAGCTAATTTTAAGTGTGAACAGACAAAGATGATGCATCATGTAACAATGAGTCATctaagcaatgctcaggtgagctagtaAAAAATAGATTTAGAAAATTTAACATTTGTGCTTCTTGGAACAAATCTTACGATCTTTGCTATAATGTTTAAGAAGACAGTGAATAACCAATTTTTTGCAGGGAGTTAGGATTAGAACAAGACTTTCTTCAGTCAACTTCCATTATTACTTAAACTTTCCAACTTTCCAACCTAAAAATTTTAACATTGTGATGAGGACTTAACTTGTCATCAATTCCTCTTGTCCAACTGTCTCAAAATATCCTAACTGTGTCACAGAAATAATCTATAAAACCACTTCATTGCATAATAATGTCTTTGTATATTTTTGGCATTTCATGCagtagctatttttattttactccTAAATTACATACTGAAGTAATCAAAGGGCTTTTTTGTCATCTATTTATTCACTGCTTTTATTATCAAAGACAGATTTTTGTCATCTATTTATTCActgcttttatttcattatgaattaTGAAAAGCAAACTAAAAAATCTGAGGAATTTgtctttttaataaaatataattattacggTATTATGCAAAAGAGAGAGATAACAAAAattatgaatacatgaaaatagatcttgaattgcttccctttgtAACATCCATCTACATTTGATCCAAACACAGGCTTTTAAAAAGTAgataacattatattttatatgcaCAGTCTTACTAGCTTACAAGTTAAAACAAATAGCTAGTAACACAGtaatatttaaacttataaatTGTAGTTATTTAATAGTTAAAGTCAGTGAAGACAAAAACACTCAAAACAGATAGTGATTAAGCATTGCAAAGAGCTCAGTCtggttttttcacaaaatcacaTTTTTTCTCAATGTTCTGTCATTTACCCTTATATAAAACAATATGACTTTTTCTTCAGAATGactaaaaaaaagttttaatctcagattttgtcatttacaGAATACACTCTTTTTTTCACAATGactagaaacaagagctgtcagtggacagacagtgcgcttgactattctcagtgcttgatagtataatataagcaatgagtaaaactttaacattacaataagcatattctaagtcgaaaaggggccataattcagtcaaagtgcttgatagagttgcctcctcctttttacagactggggtcataatggtaaacaagtatgcaaaatatgaaagcaatatctcaatggactatgaaaatatttggggtggtacacaaactttaacatttattctaagtcgaaaaggggccataattcagtcaaaatgcttgatagagttgccttctcctttttacagacaggggtcatgatggtaaacaagtatgcaaaatatgaaagcaatatctcaatagactttgaaaatatttggggtggtacggaaactttaacatttattctaagtctaaaaggggccataattcagtcaaaatgcttgatagagttgcctcctcctttttacagactggggactggggtcatgatggtaaacaactatgcaaaatatgaaagcaatatctcaatggactttgaaaatatttggagtggtacacaaactttaacatttcttctaagttgaaaaggggccataattcagtcaaaatgcttgatagagttgtctcctcctttttacagacaggggtcatgatggtaaacaagtatgcaaaatatgaaagcaatatctcaatggactttgaaaatatttggggtggtacgcaaactttaacatttgtgtgacactcacgctcacgccgacgccgagcaggatagctcccctattcttcgaatagtcgagctaaaaaggcttGATCTGTGATTTTGTCTTTTGAATCAATCAttgaatatatcaaaatattttggtagAAGCCATATCAGATTTTGGTTCATGTATCCTCTTGATTCCTGGCTCATGTTATTTCATTGCTTATTATCTCCTATACCTACTTTTCGCTTCCAATCAGCAATTCATATTTGTAACATGTGACTGTCCAATATATTTCTATACTGGAAACAATATATTCTTTACTGGATGACACAACATCTTTGAATCTACTCACCATGCTAActaaacaagaaacattttcaacTATTGACCCCgtatttttgtatttcaaaatacacATCTTAATTAAGaagtaatttatagcaaaagtgttttaacactatttatacaggATGGGCAGTTAtacgagtgaaattatttcaaacgaGGTATAAGCGcccaagtaaataaataatgttcaaccactgttttgatataaattacTTCGAATATAATATGTCTTTTactgtaaaatttagatcaaatatgatagaactgttacCTCGCGCACGCATTGCATCAAACGGTAGGTCGGAATGCTCCTTTGTTTATATAAGCCAGGACTGGTAATGGTAATACTGCTATGTCTTGCGGAAGATGGGCGCAAGGGAATATTCAAGTCAGTAAAGAAGAGGTCATGACATTCAATTGGCGCTGACTATTCACAGCATAATGTCAtcatatatattgcattttaCTGTACCTTTAATATTCATCGAAAACATTAATGAGCCGgtcatgaaaaaaccaacatagtgtgtttgcggccagcatggatccataccagcctgcacatccgtgcagtctggtcaggatccatgttgtaagctttcaaagcctgttgcaattagagaaaccattagcaaacagcatgggtcctgaccagactgcacggatgctgtGTTGGTTGCTgtgtatgttggttttctcatggtgtggctcatatattaTGATGCAACATAATATTGCTTGCTATTCTAACAACTGCCACTCCTCAATGATTTTGTTCAGAGATCTCAAACTTCAGAAGTACATGCAATTTCAATCAATGAAAACAATGGTAAAGGAAAAAAACTAAATACAAGATAAAAATCGAAGTTTTAATTATTTCTCTTTGGATATATGTTTTAAGCATGTGTAAAGTCTGCATGCTTCAAACACTAGATTCTTAAAACGTATTAAATGCTATCaagatttatttcttaaatatcaattccatgtttcaacatttaaattggTAGTCCCATCATCTAATCAAGATGTCAAAGTTTCTGAAACTGAAATGTCTGTCTATTCCAATTAATGTCATGTGATCTGcttaaactaaattttatttcTAGATCGTTCGCAGAAACTGATTATATTCGGCAACAGATGCCTTGGCGATTTCCACACACCAAATATCCTCTTTTGCTGTAAGTAAAGCATGTAACGACACGTAATTCGGCTTTGTTGGATCATACTGGGCTCGTCCACATTTCACAAGGAATCGGTGCCTATTCTCCAGAAAGTAGCGTGTAGTGTCCATTGCTATTGGAGTCTTGGCGATTAATTCGTGCGGTAACTCCATAACATTATGAAGATAGTTGAAGGCGTTGGAAGTATGATCCACATCTGTAAGTTATTGTCAATACTTTTATGTTTTGTGGAAAATCTATTGACGTGAAAAAAACATACTTCATGTTTCTCAATTTTTTCAGCAGAtgtttttgtatcaaatatttcatatcaGGTATGTGTCATAGACAATTCTTACTAAGTTCCGCAGAAAAAGCTTTGTTAAAGACTGGTCTGAAGgagaaatatagcaataaaatCTCATTCTGGGCAGTGTTGCAGAGGTTTCaatataatgttaaaataatggtgacaaatgcccccgcagcaccttgacctttgacctggtgaccccaaagtcagtaggggtagtatactcaataagtactatcagcatgtgaagtctgaaggtcctgggtgcagtggttcgtgagtaaagtgccttcatgcaaaaagttaacgttgtgactaacgaactaactaactaactaacgaacgaacgaacggacagttgaaaactaatatgcctcccttcggggggcataaacaagaggaccatgatggtcctgaatcgctcagctcttcccacatgacccagttttgagtatgacatcgttttttctattatttgacatagtgacctagtttttgagctcatgtgacccagttttgagcttgacctagatattatcaagataataattctgaccaattttcatgaagatccattgaaaaatatggtctctaggtttttctattatttcacctattgacctaattttcgaaggtacgtgaccttgttttgaactttaccaagatatcatcaaggtgaacattctcactaattttcatgaagatctcatgaaaaatatggcctctagagaggtcacaaggtttttctatttttatacctactggcctagtttttgaccgcacatgacccagttttgaaactgacctagatatcatcaaggtgaacattcagatcaattttcatgatgatccattgaaaaatatggcctctagagaggtcaaaagattttaataattttagacctactgacctagtttttgaccgcagttgattcagtttcaaacttgacttgctagatatcatcaagatgaacattcagactaactttcatacagatcccatgaaaagtatggcctctagagaggtcacaatgttttattattatttgacctactgacctagttttttatggcacgtgacccagtttcaaacttgaactagataacatcaaggtgaacattctgaccaatttttatggagatccattcaagggtatggcctctagagaggtcacaaggtttttctatttttagacctactgacctagtttttggccgcacatgaccctgtttcgaacttgacctagatattatcaagatgaacattcagaccaattttcatacagatccaatgaaaaatatggcctttagagaggtcacaaggtttttctattatctgacctactgacctagtttttgacggcacgtgacccactttcgaacttgatctagatatcatcaagatgaacattcagattaacattcatacagatcccatgaaaaatatggcctctagagtggtcacatggtttttctattatttgacctactgacctagtttttgacggcacgtgacccactttcgaacttgacctagatatcatcaaggtgaacgttctgaccaatttcatgaagatgtcatgaaatatatggcctctagagaggtcacaaggtttttctatttttagacctactgacctagtttttgacagcatgtgacccggtttcgaacttgacctagatatcatcaagatgaacattcagaccaactttcatacagatcccatgaaaaaatatggcctttagagaggtcacaaggtttttctattatttgacctactgacctagtttttgatggcacatgaccgagttttgaacttggcctagatatcatcaaggtgaacgttctgaccaattttcatgaagatcttttgaaatatatggcctctagagagttcacaaggtttttctatttttagacctactgacctagtttttgaaggcacgtgacccagtttcgaacttgacctagatatcatcaagataaacattctgaccaactttcataaagatcccatgaaaaatgtgacctctagagtggtcacaaggtttttctatttttagacctactgacctagtttttgaccgcacgtgacccagtttcgaacttgacctagatatcatcaagatgaacattctgaccaactttcatgaagatcccatgaaaaatgtgacctctagagtggtcacaaggtttttctatttttagacctactgacctagtttttgaccgcacgtgacccagtttcgaacttgacctagatatcatcaagatgaacattctgaccaattttcataaagatcccatgaaaaatgtgacctctagagtggtcacaagcaaaaagtttacggacgcacgcacggacgcacggacggacggacggacgacggacgacggacactgcgcgatcacaaaagctcaccttgtcactttgtgacaggtgagctaaaaataactctTTCCTATAATGTTCTACTCAAAACCAATTACCAAGTTTTGGcagatatacattgtacattCAATAGTACTGCTGAGCTAGTAAGACTCATAATGActttttgtttataatgtggctgccatgtttttgctatgaatataaaatatgtctatttcttGCTATATcctattttcgataattgttttttCCTATATTTGCCAAAGGTTTAGATATTAATTAACATAATAGAAAATAGTATCAAGCCCACtgtttatgattacctccctttactgcTCAACTATATAATCctttcatgtgtaatattgaaagtagcgGTTTTCTAACCAAATAATGATGATTAATATTAAACATCTAAATAGACAGCTATTTTATCCCCTTTAAAAACCATATGGAGCTTTAAATGTAATTCAGCTCATCCACTGCTTGCAATTTTTATTATgcttgcaaatttaaaaaaattgccaAAATTGGTTGTTTTGTAATCAAATTTCCCATCTTGTTAAATCTTTTACTCATGCATTAAAACAGCTTGAAAGCCAAGTGCCATATTAACTCATATTcatttcaaggtcacacttcatgATGAACTTGGCTTCACAATGAaagaatacaataaaataaaagcaaCCAAATTACTTTATAGTCCTAAGGGAACAacctatttcattttaattttgatgctacTCAACCTTTTCTCATCTCTTTTCTACTGTTTCTTCTCAAACTTTTGTCAAGAAATAGTCTTTATACCATTAACATGCATAGCAGGAGGCATTACTTCTCTTCTAACGAAGTATACAAAACTAGTTTCAGtacagttgtctcccttttggataaaaatgtaaaattacttTCTGAagttcaaatgtttctttttttttaatgaaatagctactttttctacaattttcctttttgaaattcttttgcacatttttctgatattttgcttATTTGTGGTCTTCAAACAATAAATCaaatcatttatattcaaattatccttaatgtaaacaaaaatgtcctTGAACTATGCCAAAATACCCttacaatatggaaaaatatgcaataaagtCATTAAAATGCGTAAATATGTTCTGAAAACATGCAACAATGCCCTTACaaacaagaatttacacggactcACAGACGGTACGATTTTAATATGCTCATCTTCTGTGACATAAAAACATCCTTATAATATGCAAAACTATAATTTTAAAGTTGAcattcaagctttgatggtggaggaatacccaagGCTAGTTCTTAAGaacaaaacttgaagaaaatcaTAACAagaaaaagttattacattttgtacatatgcAGTACTTACTTTTGAGAAAGATTTTAGGATATGCAAGGAATATGGTCTTCAGCTCCCTGTCTGTAAAACCAAGAAACTTCTTCATGTAAAACTTGCTCTCctgtaaaacatttgaaaatatataggaAAATTATGTCCacatgaagtttcattaaaatacttttcaagttactGCATACTCCAGATTTTCAGATGGATATCAAGCGACAATCAGGCAAACCTCTAATTTCACACCCCCACCTGTTTTCAACTGGTACGGAAATGATAatgcatataaacatttaaataaaagcaGTGACCTCTCTGAGCATAAAAACCGTATTTTTCAGCCACAGATAGTATAGACTAAATGAACACACAAGGCCTGTTTTGTTTTATTAGGTCTAAAAGTCCCATTGAAAGCTATGGTCAAATGGCAACTTGTCCCAATTCAGTGGTGTAACAAAGACCCTAAGCACTAATGTGGACAATATTTCCTGGATTGAATCACTGAGTTGCAAGCTAGCTGGATTATTACAGGATAATGTGATTGTGCTGGAGGACGCCTGTTGAATTGGTAAACTATGAATTCCTAAAAGTATGGgtttcttctttttgaaaataaacattgcATCTCCCTAAACTATCTGTTTCCAGGCAGACTATTCTCTATGTTCATCATAGCTAAAAACTACTTTTAATTGCATATAGATAGATGAAAAGATTAAAAAACCTTCAATCCTCAATGTATTTTACCTTGATTACTGCTGGTTTGGCTATAATCAGCTTTGACAATCCACTCACTTTTTCCCTTACTTGTTTTCCTGAAATGATGTTGAAAAGATATTACCTTCACAGTTCTTTCATCactttaaacatgaaaaaccACAGCTAATGTtcaatttattatatatctttaaatgtcTGTTAACTTTATTATGGTCTTTTTAAAGTTCACTTCATCCTATAAAGGACATACATGTTAAAATTTCCTGTTTATTTCACACTTTTAAATATTCACTTTATTAAGTTGaagttcttttctatttttaaatctggCGTCCCCTAAAGGAGTCAAGCGAAACGATTTAAACAAATCTGCGGGAGGACCTTACAAAGATACTACaaaccaaatttggtgaagatctataGTGGTTCATCAGAAGATGatgtttataatgtttttttcttccatttttcaGCTCTGGCAATCCTAAACAGGGGCAAAGCAAAATTATTGGAATACAACTGTCAGAGGACCTTATaggaatgctacagaccaagtttggtgaagtggTTCATCAGATGATGTTGTTTattggtttttctatttttagatctatcaGCCCCTAAAAGTGGCCAAGCAGAACCATATGAACAATGTTACAGCAAGGACCTTAATACAAGGACGTTACAAACAACTTCTGTTGAGGACTCATGAGAtgttgtttaacattttttacttttagttcTGGCAGCCCCTGAAGAGGCTAAGCCAAATtcttacaaggatgctactgaCAAAGTTTAGTGATGACCCATTTAGTGGTTCATcagaaacaaaagctgtcactaatggtgacaaatgcccccgcagcaccttgacctttgacctggtgaccccaaagtcagtaggggtgttgtactcagtaagtactatcagcatgtgaagtttgaaggtcatgggtgaagtggttcgcgaataaagtgccttcatgcaagaagttaacgttggcccctgtgaccttgacttttgacctggtgaccccaaagtcagtaggggtggtgtattcagtaagtactatcagcatgtgaagtttgaaggtcctgggtgcagtggtttgcgagtaaagtgccttcatgcaaaaagttaacgtcggcccctgtgaccttaacctttgacctggtgaccccaaagtcagtaagggtggtgtactcaataagtactatcagcatgtgaagtttgaagatcctgggtgaagtgattcgcgagtaaagtgccttcatgcaaaaagttaatgttggcccctgtgaccttgacctggtgaccccaaagtcagtaggggtggtgtactcaataagtactatcagcatgtgaagtttgaaggtcctgggtgcagtggttcacaagtaaagtgccttcatgcaaaaagttaacatttgcccctgtgaccttgacctttgacctggtgaccccaaagtcagtaggggtagtgtactcagtaagtactatcagcaagtgaagtttgaaggtcctgggtgcagtggttcatgagtaaagtgccttcatgcaaaaagataacgttggcatctgtgaccttgacctttgacctggtgaccccaaagtcagtaggggtggtgtactcaataagtactatcagcatgtgaagtttgaaggtcctgggtgcagtggttcatgagttaagtgccttcatgcaaaaagtcaacgttgtgacgaacgacctaacaaacgaacggacggacagttgaaaactaatatgcctccctacCTGGGCATAAAAACTGTTAATAGGATTTTCTCTTTTAAGTTATGGTGGTCAACCCCTGAAATTGGTCAATCAGAGCCATTTGAACACAGATTGAGGTCCATGCAGGAATACTATGGACAAAaattggtgaagatccatcaaccactgatcatcatgaaaataagtcatctTGAGTAAAAAGCTAACTTAGGACCATTCACGACAGATGACGGACACAGCGCCATCTCAATAGCTCATCCGGCACCCGAGGTTCAGATgagctttaacccttaccatgctaaatttctataatgaacttgtccatctttcaatttgggcagtaccattaactgttgaaaggagTGCTtagcaaaaagatactgactgaatggcgaacagtgtagatcatgatcagaatgcatagatgtgcaggttgatcatgatctacactggtcgcaaaggcagactcattcgtgtccagcataaGGGTATTATAAAGGACTATTACTATTTTTTCATCTCAAAAGCAAGCATCatctatatatctttttttatttcaatgaagtACTTCAGAAGCCTATCAAACAAACCTGTCAGTCTGAACTCCTGTTGTAAAAATCCTAGTTTAGCATCAACCTTTTCCACAGGTATTAACAAGAACTTTGGATCTTTGTCAATCATGTTTTCTATATCAGATTTCGTAAACTTCTTTGACCGGAGGTAATCAATACGCACCTGTATCATCAAAGAATAACATACAAGAGTAACCAATATAAAATTTACTATAACTGTATTTTGAATTCCATGCAGCTACAA is drawn from Mercenaria mercenaria strain notata unplaced genomic scaffold, MADL_Memer_1 contig_2889, whole genome shotgun sequence and contains these coding sequences:
- the LOC128552542 gene encoding transcription termination factor 3, mitochondrial-like, encoding MIIMMPFFDDDETVGRELVPLKGQELETVRKNHGKSLVTTNMYYKPKSITQSLLEEEEEAADIVTSETNSELARLEEEYNLDLAEKGQLKVPGVKKVEIPALTDVGPIVNDSEVLQKLVQLGVDLSVVQKKGMIEDVLKMNFKKDVGPYIWTLKDIGVPADKLGEVFTRCPWIFQQDVNKLRVRIDYLRSKKFTKSDIENMIDKDPKFLLIPVEKVDAKLGFLQQEFRLTGKQVREKVSGLSKLIIAKPAVIKESKFYMKKFLGFTDRELKTIFLAYPKIFLKNVDHTSNAFNYLHNVMELPHELIAKTPIAMDTTRYFLENRHRFLVKCGRAQYDPTKPNYVSLHALLTAKEDIWCVEIAKASVAEYNQFLRTI